Proteins encoded within one genomic window of candidate division WOR-3 bacterium:
- a CDS encoding MiaB/RimO family radical SAM methylthiotransferase encodes MLKDFTMDFSSFYIETLGCPKNEVDSRIILRRLKLEGKNPVEPEEADVIIINSCGFLEEAIEELKERISYWQKRRKKVLVTGCAVERYGTGFLKGGNLELVRIDNLAGEGKIKDISRQTLLPSFENQDFSRVSLSHYVKVQEGCTRRCSYCVISKLRGPLRSRPIDDIVREIRLLMDKGVKEFVLIAQDLTLYGVDIGLDLGSLLKRLPEGPYYRLMYLHPHGINERLIGIIKDIPGILSYLHIPIQHVSDKVLKSMKRAGGERAVKRAIELVRKYLPGFFIRTDIMVGYPEEKDEDFELLLDFLEKEKPERIAIFKYSHEPSATSYRLKDLEPEIKEERYEIAYQVANEVMGKVQRGLIGKRILAFYEKGEGWTQYDAKGIDFGIEIKGVKNHTWFGFAEISKIKENLDVVGFPLKL; translated from the coding sequence TTGCTGAAAGACTTTACGATGGATTTTAGCTCCTTTTATATTGAGACCTTAGGATGCCCCAAAAATGAGGTAGATTCGAGAATAATCCTGAGAAGACTTAAACTCGAGGGGAAAAATCCTGTTGAACCTGAGGAGGCTGATGTAATCATCATTAACAGTTGTGGCTTTTTGGAAGAAGCGATCGAGGAGCTCAAAGAGAGGATTTCCTACTGGCAGAAAAGAAGGAAAAAAGTTCTTGTCACAGGTTGCGCTGTTGAGAGATATGGAACTGGCTTTTTGAAAGGAGGAAATTTAGAACTTGTAAGAATAGACAATCTCGCCGGAGAAGGGAAAATAAAGGATATTTCGAGACAAACACTTTTACCGAGTTTCGAAAACCAGGATTTTTCAAGGGTTTCTTTATCTCATTATGTAAAGGTGCAGGAAGGTTGCACTCGAAGGTGCAGTTACTGTGTAATCTCTAAATTAAGGGGTCCCTTGCGCTCTCGTCCCATTGATGATATTGTAAGGGAGATAAGGCTTTTAATGGACAAAGGGGTAAAGGAATTTGTTTTGATTGCTCAGGATTTGACTCTTTACGGAGTAGATATCGGCCTTGACCTTGGTTCCCTTCTTAAGAGACTTCCAGAAGGTCCCTATTACCGGCTCATGTATCTGCATCCCCATGGCATTAATGAAAGGCTCATAGGAATCATAAAAGACATTCCAGGGATTCTTTCCTATCTCCACATCCCAATTCAACACGTGTCAGATAAAGTTCTGAAATCTATGAAAAGAGCTGGCGGAGAGAGAGCGGTAAAGCGAGCCATTGAACTGGTGAGAAAATATCTACCCGGATTTTTTATTAGAACCGATATTATGGTGGGTTATCCCGAAGAAAAGGATGAAGACTTCGAATTATTGCTTGACTTTTTGGAAAAGGAAAAGCCTGAAAGAATCGCAATTTTTAAGTATTCTCATGAGCCTTCTGCTACATCATACAGGCTTAAAGACCTTGAGCCAGAGATTAAAGAGGAACGCTATGAAATTGCTTACCAAGTAGCTAATGAGGTAATGGGAAAGGTGCAGAGGGGGCTAATAGGGAAGAGGATCCTCGCATTTTATGAGAAGGGAGAGGGTTGGACCCAATACGATGCAAAGGGAATAGATTTTGGTATAGAAATAAAGGGGGTTAAAAACCATACCTGGTTTGGATTTGCAGAGATTTCCAAAATCAAAGAAAATCTTGATGTTGTTGGTTTTCCATTAAAACTTTAA
- the accC gene encoding acetyl-CoA carboxylase biotin carboxylase subunit produces the protein MFKRVLVANRGEIAVRVIRALKELGIESVAVYSEADKDSLHVEMADYAICIGPAPSKESYLNFSRILSAAEIAGVDAIHPGYGFLSENPDFAELVEASGFVFIGPSSSSIRLMGDKIEAKRSMKKVGVPILPGTESPVSSLDEAIKIVKEIGLPVIIKAAAGGGGKGMRVVRDMDALERAFNMAQKEAEAAFGDPRVYIEKYIERPRHVEVQVIGDRYGNMVHLGERECSIQRRHQKLLEESPSPAVTPEMRKKIGEYAVKGALSIGYYSAGTLEFLLDQDGNFYFMEMNTRIQVEHPVTEWVTGIDIVKLQILIAMGEKLNLKQEEINFTGHAIEVRVNAEDPERGFTPSPGKIELLHLPGGPGVRVDTHIYQGYTIPPYYDSLIMKIIVHDRDRLSAISRMKRALEETVVDGIKTTIPFFLKLLENEDFVQGKVDTHFLERFKW, from the coding sequence ATGTTTAAGAGAGTTCTTGTTGCCAATAGGGGAGAGATTGCCGTTAGGGTAATAAGGGCACTTAAGGAACTGGGAATTGAATCTGTTGCAGTTTATTCCGAAGCAGACAAGGATTCCCTGCATGTGGAAATGGCTGATTATGCTATTTGCATAGGTCCTGCTCCTTCCAAAGAGAGTTACCTCAATTTTTCTCGAATTCTTAGCGCTGCGGAGATCGCTGGAGTTGACGCCATCCATCCTGGTTATGGATTTTTATCAGAAAATCCGGACTTTGCGGAACTTGTAGAGGCGAGCGGTTTTGTTTTTATCGGGCCTTCTTCATCGAGCATCAGGCTTATGGGCGATAAAATTGAGGCAAAGAGGAGTATGAAAAAAGTTGGTGTCCCGATACTTCCAGGTACTGAATCCCCTGTTTCCTCCCTCGATGAGGCTATAAAAATAGTCAAAGAGATAGGTTTACCTGTGATTATCAAGGCTGCAGCGGGCGGTGGTGGAAAAGGGATGAGAGTAGTTAGGGATATGGATGCCCTCGAAAGGGCTTTTAACATGGCTCAAAAGGAGGCGGAGGCTGCCTTTGGAGACCCAAGGGTTTACATTGAAAAATATATCGAAAGGCCAAGGCATGTTGAGGTTCAAGTAATTGGTGATCGCTATGGGAATATGGTTCATTTAGGTGAAAGGGAATGCTCCATTCAACGGAGGCATCAGAAATTGCTGGAAGAATCTCCTTCTCCTGCTGTAACGCCGGAGATGAGGAAGAAAATCGGTGAATATGCTGTTAAGGGTGCCCTTTCCATCGGTTATTATTCAGCTGGAACCCTCGAATTTTTGCTTGACCAGGATGGTAATTTCTATTTTATGGAGATGAATACTCGAATTCAGGTGGAGCATCCAGTCACGGAATGGGTAACCGGAATTGATATTGTAAAGCTTCAAATTTTAATAGCCATGGGTGAGAAATTGAACTTAAAACAGGAAGAAATTAATTTTACAGGGCATGCGATAGAGGTTAGGGTTAATGCTGAGGATCCGGAGCGGGGCTTCACCCCTTCACCTGGTAAAATCGAACTTTTACACTTGCCAGGTGGTCCGGGAGTCAGGGTCGATACCCATATTTATCAGGGTTATACCATACCCCCTTATTACGACTCATTGATAATGAAGATTATCGTTCATGACCGGGATAGGCTTTCTGCTATTTCCCGGATGAAGAGGGCCTTGGAAGAAACAGTTGTTGACGGGATAAAGACTACTATACCTTTCTTCCTCAAATTGCTGGAAAACGAGGATTTTGTTCAAGGTAAAGTAGATACCCATTTTCTGGAACGATTCAAGTGGTAA
- a CDS encoding ABC transporter permease, whose product MVIPFFREILRNLGSYFLMVYYSILGISYLKREEILKQLEFFAISSLFIVALAASFTGMVTSVQSAYQIRDLLPLDLLGAGVGKMVTIELGPVLTALILAGRAGAAIASEIATMNVTDQLDAMEVMGIDPYRYLILPKVVAGTLVTPLLVVFADFMAILSSAIVSKVMLDVEYSTFLRSFQDYFYLKDFLGGLLKGVVFGFIITTVSCYMGITSREGARGVGLATMRAVIYSSVFVLFFDYILGSLIYG is encoded by the coding sequence GTGGTAATTCCTTTTTTTAGAGAGATTTTAAGAAATTTAGGCTCCTATTTTTTGATGGTTTATTACTCGATTTTAGGCATTTCCTATTTAAAAAGAGAGGAAATTCTTAAACAGTTGGAGTTTTTTGCGATTAGCTCTCTTTTCATCGTTGCCCTCGCTGCATCTTTCACAGGCATGGTAACCAGTGTTCAGAGTGCTTATCAGATCAGGGACCTTTTACCCCTCGACCTTCTTGGTGCCGGGGTAGGTAAAATGGTTACCATTGAACTTGGACCTGTATTGACCGCGCTCATTCTCGCTGGTAGGGCTGGTGCCGCAATCGCTTCAGAAATTGCAACGATGAATGTTACTGACCAACTTGATGCCATGGAAGTTATGGGCATCGATCCCTACAGGTATTTAATTCTGCCGAAGGTCGTTGCAGGTACCTTAGTTACTCCCCTTCTTGTGGTTTTTGCCGATTTTATGGCGATATTGAGCTCTGCAATAGTCTCAAAGGTCATGCTCGATGTCGAATATTCAACTTTCTTGAGGTCCTTTCAAGATTATTTTTACCTTAAGGACTTTCTCGGGGGTCTATTAAAGGGGGTTGTTTTTGGTTTTATAATTACAACGGTCAGCTGCTACATGGGGATTACCAGCCGAGAGGGTGCAAGGGGAGTTGGCCTTGCGACTATGAGGGCAGTGATCTACTCCTCTGTTTTTGTTCTGTTTTTCGATTATATCCTTGGGAGTTTGATTTATGGCTGA
- a CDS encoding ATP-binding cassette domain-containing protein: MAEVVRVENVVKTFMNKKVLNSVSFSVNEGETVCILGRSGAGKTVLLRIIVGLLRPDKGTVYLFGKNIFKIKREELFKLRENVGFVFQNSALFDSLTVFENVAYPFLKREIPAEELREKVLEILRLVEMQGAENLMPSELSGGMKKRAAIARALVTEPKLVIYDEPTAGLDLATGRSIVNIIKKLNEERKATSIIVTHDLEVASTLSDRILLLHEGRIVKELKPEGLKNGLDNELIRFFSTREG; this comes from the coding sequence ATGGCTGAGGTTGTGAGGGTCGAGAATGTGGTCAAAACATTTATGAACAAGAAAGTTCTAAACTCGGTAAGCTTTAGCGTGAATGAGGGTGAGACAGTCTGCATTCTTGGTAGAAGTGGAGCAGGCAAAACCGTTTTGCTCAGAATAATAGTCGGACTTTTGAGGCCTGACAAAGGTACCGTTTATTTGTTTGGTAAGAACATCTTTAAAATAAAGAGGGAGGAGTTATTTAAACTCCGTGAAAATGTAGGATTTGTCTTTCAAAATTCTGCTCTGTTTGACTCTTTAACGGTCTTTGAAAATGTAGCCTATCCTTTTTTAAAAAGGGAGATTCCAGCCGAGGAGTTAAGGGAAAAGGTCCTCGAAATTCTTCGACTTGTGGAGATGCAAGGAGCTGAAAATTTGATGCCTTCTGAACTTTCTGGCGGCATGAAGAAACGAGCTGCCATTGCAAGGGCCCTTGTAACAGAGCCTAAGCTGGTTATCTATGATGAACCAACCGCTGGCTTGGACCTTGCTACAGGAAGATCGATTGTAAATATTATAAAAAAGTTAAACGAAGAGAGAAAAGCCACCTCCATAATTGTGACCCACGATCTTGAGGTGGCTTCAACCCTTTCAGATAGAATACTCCTTTTGCATGAAGGTAGGATTGTAAAGGAATTGAAGCCAGAGGGCTTAAAAAATGGCTTAGATAATGAGTTAATAAGGTTTTTTAGCACGAGGGAGGGTTAA
- a CDS encoding redoxin domain-containing protein, with the protein MKNKRSVSIMMVSLLLLFVSCRSYEVKPTKPQMGEKVEVTVRGEFKSPLVEVVYLKENLDFDFDVIPAKVEQKAISFVITPDTLTSYVIWRVVDSNVVYFPDGEGLMFYYGKKPMPLAYYYKGMHTEKAIPYLVELKPEEQKKIIRRAERVYKKGLKYYPSCPMCFARLKILQYFKLKDERSKAKYLSELENVTDSLFNTGDLMAQVAAFNVAYFFSSAKTYDYFKYLSENPFIPGALDVAMSYLYQYARNLNPKEGAKWLEIGLNKYADYIKEPSSRIKNILRNYYYSLYYAYIVQGDTVKAIEYLRKLQQIFPMDPSPYVVEASLRMEMGTINYRTIDSLLATAEKCFNPIAYSYTYPFYDTESRDKAVRRNLTDLYRVESRYFTNIGDTARAIAVLEKAIEAQGGDLYADYGDHEELGDLLLATRDLEKAIKHYAYAIITGAEEDRIVKSLEERLKSIKIGEDSARVLISNMMKTIDENRISAPDFIVETIDGKKLSLKNLKGKVVVLNFWATWCGPCRREIPELNKLVEKYKDNTDVVFVAITNDLRERVANFLSSNEFKYKVAFDVDSVYQKYNVTAVPTHVIIDKDGFISSRIVGSLPQMDEILSKKIEKLLK; encoded by the coding sequence ATGAAGAACAAAAGGAGTGTATCCATTATGATGGTGTCGTTGCTCTTACTTTTTGTTTCATGCAGGTCCTATGAAGTGAAGCCTACGAAGCCCCAAATGGGAGAAAAGGTTGAAGTTACTGTAAGAGGAGAGTTTAAGTCGCCGCTGGTGGAGGTGGTCTATCTCAAAGAAAATCTCGACTTTGACTTTGATGTGATACCCGCTAAGGTAGAGCAAAAAGCCATTTCTTTCGTTATAACACCTGATACTTTAACTTCTTATGTGATATGGAGGGTTGTAGACAGCAATGTAGTATATTTCCCCGATGGCGAGGGCCTGATGTTTTATTACGGTAAGAAGCCGATGCCCCTCGCTTATTACTATAAAGGCATGCATACTGAGAAAGCTATTCCATATCTGGTTGAATTGAAGCCTGAGGAGCAAAAGAAAATCATAAGAAGGGCCGAAAGAGTTTACAAGAAGGGTTTAAAGTATTATCCTTCTTGTCCAATGTGTTTTGCAAGGCTAAAAATATTGCAGTACTTTAAGCTCAAGGACGAACGGAGCAAGGCAAAATATCTATCGGAGCTCGAAAATGTTACGGATTCCCTTTTCAACACAGGAGATTTAATGGCACAAGTAGCCGCTTTTAACGTTGCCTATTTCTTCTCCTCTGCTAAGACTTACGATTACTTCAAGTATCTTTCGGAAAATCCTTTCATTCCCGGCGCTCTCGACGTAGCGATGAGCTATTTATATCAGTATGCAAGGAATTTAAACCCCAAAGAAGGTGCGAAATGGCTCGAGATAGGGTTAAATAAGTATGCAGACTATATTAAGGAGCCATCCTCGAGAATTAAGAATATTTTGAGGAATTACTACTATTCCCTCTATTATGCCTACATTGTACAAGGGGATACAGTAAAGGCGATAGAATACTTGAGGAAGTTACAGCAAATTTTTCCGATGGATCCATCGCCATACGTGGTTGAAGCCTCATTGAGAATGGAAATGGGAACAATAAATTATAGGACTATTGACAGTCTTCTTGCTACTGCAGAAAAGTGCTTTAATCCCATTGCTTATTCTTACACTTACCCCTTTTATGACACCGAATCGAGGGATAAAGCTGTAAGAAGAAATCTCACTGACCTTTACAGGGTTGAATCTCGGTACTTTACAAACATTGGTGATACAGCAAGGGCTATTGCGGTGCTTGAAAAGGCCATAGAGGCTCAGGGGGGTGACCTCTATGCTGACTATGGTGATCACGAAGAGCTGGGCGACTTACTCCTTGCTACTCGAGACCTTGAAAAGGCTATTAAGCATTACGCCTATGCCATAATTACGGGTGCGGAAGAGGATCGTATTGTTAAAAGTCTTGAGGAAAGACTTAAATCTATTAAAATAGGCGAAGATTCCGCTCGGGTTCTTATTTCAAATATGATGAAGACCATTGATGAAAATCGGATCTCTGCGCCGGACTTTATTGTTGAAACTATTGATGGCAAAAAATTGAGCTTGAAAAACCTTAAGGGTAAAGTAGTGGTATTAAACTTTTGGGCGACCTGGTGTGGGCCTTGCAGGAGAGAGATTCCAGAACTTAATAAATTAGTTGAAAAATATAAAGATAATACCGATGTGGTTTTTGTAGCAATCACCAACGACCTAAGAGAAAGAGTGGCGAACTTCCTGAGTAGTAACGAGTTTAAATATAAAGTCGCCTTTGACGTGGATAGTGTTTACCAGAAGTACAATGTAACTGCGGTTCCTACCCACGTGATAATAGACAAAGACGGGTTTATTTCTTCTCGAATTGTAGGGTCTCTCCCCCAAATGGATGAAATTCTCAGCAAGAAGATTGAAAAGCTACTAAAGTAG
- a CDS encoding DUF6485 family protein, whose protein sequence is MECKKDYNLKNRCTCSYPTCPRKGICCDCIAYHRAHGELPACYFPPEAERTYDRSIEYFIEIYNKKKG, encoded by the coding sequence ATGGAATGCAAAAAGGACTACAATTTAAAAAATCGTTGCACCTGTTCTTATCCTACCTGCCCGAGGAAGGGTATCTGTTGTGATTGCATAGCTTACCACAGGGCCCATGGAGAGCTTCCTGCTTGCTACTTCCCACCTGAGGCCGAAAGGACCTACGATAGGTCCATCGAGTACTTTATTGAAATCTACAACAAAAAGAAGGGCTAA
- a CDS encoding mechanosensitive ion channel family protein, with protein MHNYLKIALFLTAGTLTGLLIDQLILKKLLRVFEKSKRQGEEAVVWSLRYWVILWAILIASDILVGQIKLESSTVKGFRQFFCIVAIISFTIVLARLSGKLVDISISKLKTALPGVSLLTNLARITVYIIGGLVLLHTLGISIAPILTGLGIGGVAVALALQSTLTNLVAGIQIIAGGKLKVGDYVKLETGEEGYVEDITWSNTLIRDLSNNMIVVPNSRVTTSIFKNYYLPDAEMSVGVPIVVSVEADLNKVERLCVEVGKEVIQEVPGAVKTFEPIVRFSSLSEWGLVVNVFFRVINPRDQFLLKHVFLKEIITKFQEEGIKFPIRFPQI; from the coding sequence ATGCATAATTACTTGAAAATTGCATTGTTTCTGACTGCTGGTACTTTAACAGGTCTTCTCATAGATCAGTTAATTCTAAAGAAATTACTCAGGGTTTTTGAGAAATCGAAAAGGCAAGGTGAAGAGGCAGTCGTTTGGTCTCTACGGTACTGGGTGATCCTGTGGGCTATTCTAATTGCCTCTGATATCCTTGTAGGCCAGATCAAACTTGAATCTTCTACGGTAAAAGGCTTTAGGCAATTCTTTTGCATAGTTGCAATAATTTCCTTTACTATAGTTTTAGCCAGACTATCGGGAAAACTGGTAGATATATCCATTTCGAAACTTAAGACTGCTCTACCTGGGGTTAGTCTTCTTACTAACCTCGCTCGCATAACAGTTTATATTATTGGTGGCCTTGTTCTTTTACACACTCTTGGGATTTCTATAGCTCCTATTCTTACGGGTCTTGGGATAGGAGGCGTTGCTGTAGCATTGGCCTTACAAAGCACACTGACAAACTTGGTTGCGGGGATTCAGATAATTGCAGGTGGAAAGCTCAAGGTAGGAGATTATGTTAAGCTGGAAACGGGAGAAGAGGGGTACGTTGAAGATATAACCTGGAGTAATACTTTAATCAGGGACCTCTCTAACAATATGATAGTGGTGCCCAATTCCCGCGTGACGACGTCAATTTTTAAGAATTACTACCTACCGGATGCAGAGATGTCTGTGGGAGTCCCTATTGTGGTTTCAGTAGAGGCAGATCTTAATAAGGTTGAAAGGTTGTGCGTTGAAGTTGGTAAGGAAGTAATTCAAGAGGTCCCTGGTGCTGTGAAGACCTTTGAGCCTATAGTTCGTTTCAGTAGTTTATCTGAGTGGGGATTGGTTGTGAATGTTTTTTTCAGGGTTATTAATCCAAGGGATCAGTTTCTTTTGAAGCATGTCTTCTTAAAAGAGATTATCACGAAATTCCAGGAAGAGGGCATCAAGTTCCCCATCCGATTCCCCCAGATTTAG
- a CDS encoding glycogen-binding domain-containing protein, protein MQNLLILALIFQGVSSTPQGVKFEYYNPQAKTVYLAGDFNNWSTTSHPMRRESDGTFWIVVKLAPGKYEYKFVVDGQWTADPDNPVTVGVYGNSLVRVGENYAILPPEMATNTPVSSIVNFNIDARGYLKADRDTVDGGKLGYRVFDYMQDVKVDMDANLEDKADLWIRIRYNTKTDREQQTQLIPVKFERGFFSLKGGAFNFNAFYNADKIAGPDPFSLLREVGEFRRDFGDGEQGVMLNLSKFLIFDDLHLAYSNNILQDRDLFYANMGKRLGNFSLGMVYRGQRGLEKLYRVPSPDSMKSYDTLLYFNTYENENLYGGYLGFDAKRCVLTAGGLLGNRILEAGEKYIGDTPYPVHLSWPKSKIIKGIFSIKGFTGKWINSAWVNYEKHYYDNLFVKGGSQFFKYWRFGYSNSYNGYFGINFKYTILKADSFMNWKYLFEDLENQRLEYGEFPLISYSHYLTFNPYVKYRFKAIGFKYDLKWNAYALNQKPYTLENLFHVDLKVWKPILTYELRTYTVKSSFLGLSKTYVDHFAEIAYPIGKNAMLSLNYGYMPWNLEDEYFARREYLIEQGVDYSLLVNNFRGLGTFLDLAETSLSKERGIQLWLKIAF, encoded by the coding sequence ATGCAAAACCTTTTAATCCTTGCCCTCATTTTTCAAGGGGTTAGTTCAACGCCTCAGGGGGTCAAATTTGAGTATTATAACCCCCAGGCGAAAACTGTATACTTAGCTGGCGACTTCAATAACTGGTCTACCACTTCCCATCCTATGAGGCGAGAGAGTGACGGTACCTTCTGGATCGTTGTTAAACTGGCACCAGGCAAGTATGAGTATAAGTTTGTCGTTGATGGACAGTGGACTGCTGATCCTGACAACCCCGTAACTGTAGGTGTTTATGGCAATTCCCTCGTGCGTGTTGGAGAGAATTACGCCATTCTACCGCCTGAAATGGCAACCAATACCCCTGTTAGCTCCATTGTGAACTTTAATATTGATGCCCGCGGGTACTTAAAGGCGGACAGGGATACGGTTGATGGAGGTAAGTTAGGGTACAGGGTTTTCGATTACATGCAGGATGTAAAGGTTGATATGGATGCGAACCTCGAGGATAAGGCAGATCTATGGATTAGGATCCGTTACAATACGAAGACTGACAGAGAACAACAGACTCAATTAATTCCTGTAAAGTTTGAAAGGGGATTTTTCAGTTTGAAGGGTGGAGCCTTTAACTTCAATGCCTTCTATAATGCCGACAAGATTGCTGGTCCTGATCCTTTTTCTTTGCTCAGAGAAGTAGGGGAGTTTAGGCGTGACTTTGGTGATGGTGAGCAGGGCGTGATGCTAAACTTAAGCAAATTTCTCATTTTTGACGATTTGCATCTTGCTTACTCGAACAATATCCTTCAAGATAGGGACCTTTTCTATGCCAATATGGGTAAAAGACTGGGTAACTTCAGCCTTGGAATGGTTTATCGTGGACAAAGGGGGCTTGAAAAACTTTACAGGGTTCCTTCTCCCGATAGTATGAAATCATATGACACCCTTCTCTATTTCAATACCTATGAAAATGAAAATCTATATGGAGGTTATCTGGGTTTCGATGCGAAAAGGTGTGTCCTCACTGCTGGAGGTTTACTCGGAAACAGGATTCTTGAAGCAGGTGAAAAATACATTGGTGATACGCCATATCCGGTTCATCTGAGCTGGCCAAAGTCAAAAATCATTAAAGGTATTTTCTCGATTAAGGGATTTACAGGTAAGTGGATAAATTCGGCCTGGGTCAATTATGAAAAGCATTATTATGACAATTTGTTTGTAAAGGGAGGAAGCCAGTTTTTCAAGTACTGGCGCTTTGGCTATAGCAACTCTTACAATGGGTACTTTGGGATTAATTTTAAATATACCATTTTGAAAGCCGACTCTTTCATGAACTGGAAGTATCTTTTCGAGGACTTAGAAAACCAGAGGCTTGAGTATGGCGAATTTCCGCTTATTTCTTACTCCCATTATCTTACTTTCAATCCATACGTGAAGTATAGGTTTAAGGCCATCGGATTTAAGTACGATTTGAAGTGGAATGCCTATGCTTTGAACCAGAAGCCTTATACCCTTGAAAACCTTTTCCATGTGGATTTGAAAGTTTGGAAGCCTATTTTGACTTATGAGTTGAGAACCTATACCGTGAAGAGTTCTTTCCTTGGTCTTTCAAAGACTTATGTTGATCACTTCGCTGAAATCGCTTATCCTATCGGTAAAAATGCTATGCTCTCCTTGAATTATGGCTATATGCCGTGGAATCTGGAAGACGAGTATTTTGCGAGGAGGGAGTACTTGATTGAGCAAGGTGTTGATTACTCCTTGCTGGTGAACAATTTCAGGGGCCTCGGTACTTTTCTTGACCTGGCTGAGACTTCTTTATCAAAGGAAAGGGGTATTCAACTATGGTTAAAAATAGCCTTTTAG
- a CDS encoding choice-of-anchor X domain-containing protein: protein MVKNSLLALILLVSSCVIVSQIKPRVPAPHKTPEGVVFQFYAPSAMYVNLAGDFNRWCGTQDGPFNPNIGRMYDDGTNGDKKAGDGIWTIILPLKPGTYQYKYVVNGTSWYLDPSNPETVQSGPYTNSLLRVE, encoded by the coding sequence ATGGTTAAAAATAGCCTTTTAGCACTAATATTGCTTGTAAGTAGTTGTGTGATAGTGAGTCAGATCAAGCCAAGGGTGCCCGCTCCTCATAAAACCCCCGAGGGGGTGGTTTTTCAGTTTTATGCTCCATCGGCTATGTATGTGAACCTTGCTGGTGACTTCAACCGCTGGTGCGGAACTCAAGATGGCCCCTTCAATCCAAATATTGGAAGAATGTATGACGATGGTACTAACGGTGACAAGAAGGCGGGCGATGGGATCTGGACTATAATTTTACCTTTGAAACCCGGAACTTATCAGTACAAATACGTGGTGAATGGAACCAGCTGGTATCTCGATCCTTCCAACCCCGAGACAGTGCAATCAGGACCATATACCAATTCCCTTTTAAGGGTGGAATGA